The following coding sequences lie in one Arabidopsis thaliana chromosome 3, partial sequence genomic window:
- a CDS encoding RING/U-box protein with C6HC-type zinc finger, translated as MGRCVPEENKTALLMIDVQRIREGFKSSFPIFVEGKRISYAYKLARETIVSEISISVNPPRQPKATRKTTCKICLDDDINENQMFCVGKCRHRFCSDCMRRHIEVRLLEGSVMRCPHYRCKTTLKFGGCINLLTPKIREMWQQRIKEDLIPVTGRIYCPNSRCSALMSETELSISTKEDEVRRCCFKCGQIFCIKCKVSWHSNLSCNDYKKLNPYPTENDGKIKALANQKRWRQCGKCQHMIELSKGCVQVKCRCGHKFCYRCGVQAGGCKHGHGLPPRPPPPPPSPPPTPVNICCIFFISSILFGLFVYIFLLINRKH; from the exons ATGGGAAGATGCGTACCAGAGGAGAATAAAACTGCCTTGCTAATGATTGATGTGCAACGTATAAGAGAAGGATTCAAGTCAAGCTTTCCGATTTTCGTGGAGGGAAAAAGAATTAGTTATGCTTATAAACTAGCAAGGGAAACAATAGTTTCTGAAATCAGCATATCTGTGAATCCTCCTCGCCAACCTAAGGCTACTCGCAAAACAACTTGCAAAATCTGTTTAGATGATGATATTAATGAGAATCAGATGTTTTGTGTTGGTAAGTGTCGTCATCGATTTTGTTCCGACTGTATGAGACGACATATAGAGGTGAGGCTACTCGAGGGAAGTGTAATGAGATGTCCTCATTACCGCTGCAAGACTACGCTAAAATTTGGAGGCTGTATAAATCttttgacacctaaaataagAGAGATGTGGCAACAAAGGATTAAAGAAGACTTAATCCCTGTAACAGGGAGAATTTACTGCCCAAACTCGCGATGCTCGGCTTTAATGTCAGAAACCGAGCTCTCTATATCAactaaagaagatgaagttagGAGATGTTGCTTCAAATGCGGTCAAATCTTTTGCATCAAGTGTAAAGTTTCATGGCATAGTAACTTGTCGTGCAACGATTACAAGAAGTTGAATCCATACCCTACAGAAAATGATGGAAAGATTAAAGCTCTGGCAAATCAGAAAAGGTGGCGTCAATGCGGAAAGTGTCAACACATGATTGAACTTTCTAAAGGATGCGTACAAGTAAAGTGCAG ATGTGGACATAAATTTTGCTACCGATGTGGAGTCCAGGCTGGAGGTTGCAAACATGGTCATGGTCTTCCTCCAAGGCCTCCACCGCCGCCACCGTCGCCCCCACCCACGCCAGTAaatatttgttgtatattCTTTATATCATCAATTTTGTTCGGTTTATTTGTGTacatctttttattaattaatcgTAAACATTAA
- a CDS encoding reverse transcriptase-like protein (BEST Arabidopsis thaliana protein match is: RING/U-box superfamily protein (TAIR:AT2G25370.1); Has 99 Blast hits to 96 proteins in 10 species: Archae - 0; Bacteria - 2; Metazoa - 0; Fungi - 0; Plants - 97; Viruses - 0; Other Eukaryotes - 0 (source: NCBI BLink).) produces MEYTPNLEGEGSIKVVETQSSAAKVLDDVVHRLYSKGLVSTDNVAAGFGVAICDQMDELLFEMKESVSDVEGVKVRALIRGLSESLDLGIRKIVIYCDDNELYQNITSGKCKPKQIKVVKQLIKEVQRLREKFASSEAILVAENDIKFAFELAREAIVSQTTSADDDGHDGDNNDDEDDNPWAYGCGCDWCLPDPPTKPNYDADYIEFYSL; encoded by the exons ATGGAATATACACCAAACCTTGAAGGTGAGGGTTCTATTAAGGTCGTCGAAACTCAATCTTCAGCGGCAAAAGTTTTGGACGACGTCGTCCACAGATTGTACTCTAAGGGGTTGGTGAGTACGGATAATGTGGCGGCTGGATTTGGGGTTGCCATTTGTGATCAGATGGATGAGTTGTTGTTTGAGATGAAGGAATCAGTGAGTGACGTTGAAGGAGTTAAGGTTAGGGCTTTGATTCGTGGGTTAAGTGAATCACTCGACTTAGGGATCAGAAAGATCGTGATCTATTGTGATGACAATGAGCTTTACCAAAAC ATAACAAGTGGTAAATGTAAACCTAAGCAGATAAAAGTTGTCAAACAACTTATAAAAGAAGTTCAACGCCTTAGGGAGAAATTTGCTTCTAGCGAAGCAATTCTGGTAGCCGAAAACGACATTAAGTTTGCCTTTGAACTTGCAAGAGAAGCAATTGTTTCTCAAACAACCAGTGCCGATGATGATGGACATGATGGTGACAATaatgacgatgaagatgataatCCTTGGGCTTACGGTTGTGGTTGTGATTGGTGTTTACCTGATCCTCCCACTAAGCCCAATTACGATGCCGATTACATTGAATTTTATAGTCTTTAG
- a CDS encoding RING/U-box protein (RING/U-box protein; FUNCTIONS IN: zinc ion binding; CONTAINS InterPro DOMAIN/s: Zinc finger, RING-type, conserved site (InterPro:IPR017907), Zinc finger, C6HC-type (InterPro:IPR002867), Zinc finger, RING-type (InterPro:IPR001841); BEST Arabidopsis thaliana protein match is: RING/U-box protein with C6HC-type zinc finger (TAIR:AT3G45480.1); Has 1545 Blast hits to 1533 proteins in 167 species: Archae - 0; Bacteria - 0; Metazoa - 604; Fungi - 198; Plants - 547; Viruses - 0; Other Eukaryotes - 196 (source: NCBI BLink).), translating into MERSVPHHEKFALLMDDVHRIRQQFTFSIPILVTGKQANFTYKLAKETLVSRNIRPMPRTTQKKTCGICFVDDIEGQEMFSAALCSHYFCVECMKQRIEVSLNEGGVPRCPRHGCKSALTLRSCDHLLTPKQREMWEQRIKEESIPVCNRFHCPNPKCWALMSKTELTESTDDGVRRCCSKCRKPFCIDCNVSWHSNLSCKEYKMKGNKATTTVWLYVLLCMRNPMEAWRLLSSSPIGDETGGRFYGLHCPHFSFFP; encoded by the exons ATGGAGAGATCTGTGCCTCACCATGAGAAATTTGCCTTGCTAATGGATGACGTCCACCGCATCAGACAACAATTTACATTTAGCATCCCTATTCTTGTTACAGGAAAGCAAGCGAATTTTACGTATAAGCTTGCAAAGGAAACACTAGTTTCTCGCAACATCAGACCTATGCCTCGTACTACTCAGAAGAAGACTTGTGGAATTTGCTTTGTGGATGATATCGAAGGTCAGGAGATGTTTTCCGCTGCTTTATGCAGTCATTACTTCTGTGTGGAGTGCATGAAACAACGTATAGAAGTGAGTCTAAACGAGGGAGGTGTACCTAGATGTCCGCGTCATGGCTGCAAATCAGCCCTAACTCTTAGAAGTTGTGACCATCTTTTGACACCTAAACAAAGAGAGATGTGGGAACAAAGGATCAAAGAGGAGTCAATTCCTGTATGTAACAGATTTCATTGCCCAAATCCAAAGTGCTGGGCTTTGATGTCGAAGACCGAGCTTACTGAATCCACTGACGATGGAGTTAGGAGATGTTGCTCTAAATGCCGTAAACCCTTTTGCATTGACTGCAATGTTTCGTGGCATAGTAACTTGTCTTGCAAGGAATACAAGATGAAGGGTAACAAGGCTACTACAACA GTGTGGCTATACGTTTTGCTATGCATGCGGAACCCAATGGAAGCTTGGAGGTTGCTCTCATCATCGCCAATTGGTGATGAAACTGGTGGACGTTTCTATGGTCTTCATTGTcctcatttctctttttttccttag
- a CDS encoding uncharacterized protein (BEST Arabidopsis thaliana protein match is: RING/U-box protein with C6HC-type zinc finger (TAIR:AT3G45580.1); Has 48 Blast hits to 46 proteins in 4 species: Archae - 0; Bacteria - 0; Metazoa - 0; Fungi - 0; Plants - 48; Viruses - 0; Other Eukaryotes - 0 (source: NCBI BLink).): protein MLKGFTRSSISPQLCSLYFKGLVGDDSLAGFGVAICGHRDDILFQLNAPIHGSDITVLEAELMALKRGLIEAAGFKSSFTIFVEGSSIRYVSELARATIVSELSISVDPPSSSLNGIEKLKLEDVIVWNVVNPYASTAKFGKSENVASMWKVPTHDRTFRRMHQSNLQFTFDFLGCWIGVAIRFATHAEQNGSKEVALIEQ, encoded by the exons ATGCTCAAGGGATTTACTCGCTCGAGCATTAGTCCTCAGTTGTGCAGCCTTTACTTCAAAGGTTTGGTTGGCGATGACTCATTGGCTGGATTTGGGGTTGCAATTTGCGGGCATAGAGATGATATCTTATTTCAGCTGAATGCACCAATTCATGGCTCGGATATTACTGTTTTGGAGGCTGAACTTATGGCATTAAAGCGAGGACTAATAGAAGCTGCGG GATTTAAGTCTAGCTTTACGATTTTTGTGGAGGGAAGTAGTATCAGATATGTTTCTGAACTAGCAAGGGCGACAATAGTTTCTGAGTTAAGCATATCTGTGGATCCTCCTAGCAG CTCTCTAAATGGAATAGAGAAGCTGAAGTTAGAAGATGTTATTGTATGGAATGTGGTGAACCCTTATGCATCAACTGCAAA ATTTGGCAAATCAGAAAATGTGGCGTCAATGTGGAAAGTGCCAACACATGACCGAACTTTCAGAAGGATGCATCAAAGTAACTTGCAG TTcacatttgattttcttggttGCTGGATAGGTGTGGCTATTCGTTTTGCTACACATGCAGAGCAGAATGGAAGCAAGGAGGTTGCTCTCATCGAGCAATGA
- a CDS encoding RING/U-box protein with C6HC-type zinc finger (RING/U-box protein with C6HC-type zinc finger; FUNCTIONS IN: zinc ion binding; CONTAINS InterPro DOMAIN/s: Zinc finger, RING-type, conserved site (InterPro:IPR017907), Zinc finger, C6HC-type (InterPro:IPR002867), Zinc finger, RING-type (InterPro:IPR001841); BEST Arabidopsis thaliana protein match is: RING/U-box protein with C6HC-type zinc finger (TAIR:AT3G45580.1); Has 2900 Blast hits to 2879 proteins in 213 species: Archae - 0; Bacteria - 2; Metazoa - 1213; Fungi - 549; Plants - 696; Viruses - 0; Other Eukaryotes - 440 (source: NCBI BLink).) — MKGPIHHDSNITPLEAELTALKRGLTEAVMGRCVPEENKTALLMIDVQRIREGFKSSFPIFVEGKRISYAYKLARETIVSEISISVNPPRQPKATRKTTCKICLDDDINENQMFCVGKCRHRFCSDCMRRHIEVRLLEGSVMRCPHYRCKTTLKFGGCINLLTPKIREMWQQRIKEDLIPVTGRIYCPNSRCSALMSETELSISTKEDEVRRCCFKCGQIFCIKCKVSWHSNLSCNDYKKLNPYPTENDGKIKALANQKRWRQCGKCQHMIELSKGCVQVKCRCGHKFCYRCGVQAGGCKHGHGLPPRPPPPPPSPPPTPVNICCIFFISSILFGLFVYIFLLINRKH, encoded by the exons ATGAAAGGACCAATTCATCATGACTCCAACATTACACCTTTGGAGGCTGAGCTTACCGCATTGAAGCGAGGACTAACCGAAGCT GTCATGGGAAGATGCGTACCAGAGGAGAATAAAACTGCCTTGCTAATGATTGATGTGCAACGTATAAGAGAAGGATTCAAGTCAAGCTTTCCGATTTTCGTGGAGGGAAAAAGAATTAGTTATGCTTATAAACTAGCAAGGGAAACAATAGTTTCTGAAATCAGCATATCTGTGAATCCTCCTCGCCAACCTAAGGCTACTCGCAAAACAACTTGCAAAATCTGTTTAGATGATGATATTAATGAGAATCAGATGTTTTGTGTTGGTAAGTGTCGTCATCGATTTTGTTCCGACTGTATGAGACGACATATAGAGGTGAGGCTACTCGAGGGAAGTGTAATGAGATGTCCTCATTACCGCTGCAAGACTACGCTAAAATTTGGAGGCTGTATAAATCttttgacacctaaaataagAGAGATGTGGCAACAAAGGATTAAAGAAGACTTAATCCCTGTAACAGGGAGAATTTACTGCCCAAACTCGCGATGCTCGGCTTTAATGTCAGAAACCGAGCTCTCTATATCAactaaagaagatgaagttagGAGATGTTGCTTCAAATGCGGTCAAATCTTTTGCATCAAGTGTAAAGTTTCATGGCATAGTAACTTGTCGTGCAACGATTACAAGAAGTTGAATCCATACCCTACAGAAAATGATGGAAAGATTAAAGCTCTGGCAAATCAGAAAAGGTGGCGTCAATGCGGAAAGTGTCAACACATGATTGAACTTTCTAAAGGATGCGTACAAGTAAAGTGCAG ATGTGGACATAAATTTTGCTACCGATGTGGAGTCCAGGCTGGAGGTTGCAAACATGGTCATGGTCTTCCTCCAAGGCCTCCACCGCCGCCACCGTCGCCCCCACCCACGCCAGTAaatatttgttgtatattCTTTATATCATCAATTTTGTTCGGTTTATTTGTGTacatctttttattaattaatcgTAAACATTAA
- a CDS encoding Cysteine/Histidine-rich C1 domain family protein (Cysteine/Histidine-rich C1 domain family protein; FUNCTIONS IN: zinc ion binding; INVOLVED IN: intracellular signaling pathway; LOCATED IN: cellular_component unknown; EXPRESSED IN: root; CONTAINS InterPro DOMAIN/s: Protein kinase C-like, phorbol ester/diacylglycerol binding (InterPro:IPR002219), DC1 (InterPro:IPR004146), Zinc finger, PHD-type (InterPro:IPR001965), C1-like (InterPro:IPR011424); BEST Arabidopsis thaliana protein match is: Cysteine/Histidine-rich C1 domain family protein (TAIR:AT3G27473.1); Has 1872 Blast hits to 663 proteins in 29 species: Archae - 0; Bacteria - 0; Metazoa - 16; Fungi - 0; Plants - 1850; Viruses - 0; Other Eukaryotes - 6 (source: NCBI BLink).) has translation MSFKIKGHPHRVSLVKNHDGLECDACDQSYGDAYSCGECKFTVHKKCTFLFEVVPEIFEHPSHVGHCLKLLTTGAPDHTVPKCHLCGKNTKRLLYHCRDCKLNVDIDCIIDPMCAQADLNMPWHHHPLFMGNFATNMTCDVCYDNHVDGYICLCCRLFVGWVCAALVIDSPEITHPCHTKHPLKLLTEGAPTYTDPKCHLCGEDTGKFIYHCDICKFNLDLVCAKTKTPPVALSNLKVHEHTLNLMPRLISFVCDACGTKGDRAPYVCHQCDFMVHKKCAHLPRVINVNHHDHRVSFKYPLGLGEWRCGVCFEEIDWSCGAYSCSLCPQYAIHSLCATRKDVWNGKELDGVPEEVEDIEPFKRNDDNTITHFAHEHNLMSLSKDGEESSLCGACVLPIGSYTFYKCSKSNCSFILHEKCANISKKKRHFLSSEPLILCFESIIDDDFLCRACYQMFCEGFFYSSKGVNFDLICSSITMPFIHGSHDHHLLYVKQEEGNKKTCHNCDNERAKVLLGCIKCNYFLDFRCATMPLTIMLPRYDDHPLTLCYGEEKASGKYWCDICERETNPETWFYTCNDCGVTLHTFCVLGDIRNAKAGGSFRHHGELELLPNNRSTRPLCNSCHSRCPGSFIMKSYDGGEVYCSCYCVSSQLGYTYKGADTCPPWAIYELELIVVIHVNYLSTYILHYLTAIK, from the exons ATGAGTTTCAAGATAAAAGGACACCCGCATCGTGTATCCCTCGTTAAGAATCATGATGGTTTGGAATGTGATGCTTGCGATCAATCCTATGGTGATGCCTACTCATGCGGTGAATGCAAGTTTACTGTTCATAAGAAATGTACGTTTTTGTTCGAAGTCGTGCCAGAGATATTCGAACATCCTTCTCATGTTGGTCATTGTCTTAAACTTCTCACAACTGGAGCTCCAGATCATACCGTACCCAAATGTCATCTTTGCGGTAAAAACACCAAGCGTCTTCTTTATCATTGCAGAGATTGTAAACTCAATGTGGATATCGATTGCATTATTGATCCCATGTGTGCCCAAGCCGATCTGAATATGCCGTGGCACCACCACCCTCTATTCATGGGTAATTTTGCGACTAATATGACTTGCGATGTTTGTTATGACAACCACGTAGATGGCTATATCTGTCTTTGCTGTCGGTTGTTCGTTGGGTGGGTATGCGCTGCCCTAGTAATTGACTCACCAGAGATCACTCATCCTTGTCACACCAAACACCCTCTCAAGCTTCTCACCGAAGGAGCACCCACTTACACTGATCCAAAATGTCATCTATGCGGAGAAGACACTGGAAAATTCATCTATCATTGTGATATCTGTAAGTTCAATTTGGATTTGGTATgcgcaaaaacaaaaaccccaCCAGTTGCTCTTTCAAATCTCAAGGTACATGAGCATACACTCAATCTTATGCCAAGATTGATCTCCTTCGTTTGTGATGCTTGTGGGACAAAAGGTGATCGGGCTCCTTATGTGTGTCATCAATGTGATTTCATGGTTCACAAAAAGTGTGCTCATTTACCACGTGTTATTAACGTCAATCACCATGACCACCGCGTTTCGTTCAAGTATCCTCTTGGTCTTGGAGAATGGCGATGTGGAGTTTGTTTTGAAGAGATTGATTGGTCATGTGGTGCTTATTCTTGTTCTCTTTGTCCTCAATATGCTATTCATTCACTATGTGCAACAAGGAAAGACGTATGGAATGGGAAAGAGCTCGATGGAGTAcctgaagaagttgaagatatCGAGCCATTCAAGAGGAATGATGACAACACAATCACTCATTTCGCTCATGAGCATAACCTCATGAGCCTCAGCAAAGACGGAGAAGAAAGTAGCTTGTGTGGAGCATGTGTTCTTCCCATTGGTTCTTACACATTCTACAAGTGTTCAAAATCAAATTGCAGCTTCATTCTCCATGAAAAGTGTGCTAATATTTCTAAGAAGAAACGACATTTTCTGAGCTCAGAACCTCTCATTCTTTGCTTCGAAAGCATTATCGACGATGACTTTTTATGCAGAGCTTGTTATCAAATGTTTTGTGAAGGATTCTTCTACTCTTCTAAAGGTGTGAACTTTGACTTAATATGCAGTTCGATTACAATGCCTTTTATCCATGGAAGTCACGATCATCACTTACTCTAcgtaaaacaagaagaaggtaaCAAGAAAACTTGCCACAACTGCGACAACGAACGTGCTAAAGTCCTCCTAGGTTGTATCAAATGCAATTACTTTTTGGATTTCCGTTGTGCTACTATGCCATTAACAATAATGCTTCCAAGGTACGATGATCATCCACTCACTCTTTGCTATGGTGAAGAAAAGGCAAGCGGCAAATATTGGTGTGATATTTgcgaaagagaaacaaatccaGAGACTTGGTTCTACACTTGTAACGATTGCGGTGTCACATTGCATACATTTTGTGTACTTGGAGATATCAGAAATGCCAAAGCAGGAGGAAGTTTCAGACACCATGGTGAACTTGAATTGCTACCTAACAATAGATCTACACGACCACTTTGCAACAGTTGTCATAGTCGTTGCCCAGGTTCATTCATTATGAAGAGTTATGACGGCGGGGAAGTTTATTGTTCTTGTTATTGTGTCTCATCTCAGCTTGGGTATACATACAAGGGTGCTGATACATGCCCTCCATGGGCA atATATGAGCTTGAATTGATTGTTGTTATTCACGTCAATTATTTGTCTACCTATATTCTACATTATTTGACAGCTATAAAATGA
- a CDS encoding RING/U-box protein with C6HC-type zinc finger protein (BEST Arabidopsis thaliana protein match is: RING/U-box protein with C6HC-type zinc finger (TAIR:AT3G45480.1); Has 31 Blast hits to 29 proteins in 2 species: Archae - 0; Bacteria - 0; Metazoa - 0; Fungi - 0; Plants - 31; Viruses - 0; Other Eukaryotes - 0 (source: NCBI BLink).) — MAPNPTGNSLDGSSSDSYNLFFKGSLAGFGVAICREEDDSILFQKKVSLHYSDISGWETELMALKLGLTKAVSLGIKLALTDAVSRQYLWRFHGATVSASAQGSPSCIQYKRGALGY; from the exons ATGGCCCCAAACCCCACCGGAAACTCACTTGACGGTTCAAGTTCTGACTCGTACAACCTTTTTTTCAAGGGTTCATTGGCGGGATTTGGGGTTGCAATTTGCAGAGAAGAGGATGATAGCATCTTGTTTCAGAAAAAAGTTTCACTTCATTACTCCGACATTTCAGGTTGGGAGACAGAGCTTATGGCATTGAAGCTAGGACTAACCAAAGCCGTGAGTTTGGGGATCAAACT TGCTTTAACAGACGCGGTTTCAAGACAGTACCTTTGGCGTTTCCATGGTGCAACAGTGTCCGCGTCAGCACAAGGGAGCCCTAGTTGTATTCAGTATAAAAGAGGTGCTCTAGGTTATTGA